One region of Zingiber officinale cultivar Zhangliang chromosome 7B, Zo_v1.1, whole genome shotgun sequence genomic DNA includes:
- the LOC122005704 gene encoding uncharacterized protein LOC122005704 isoform X1, which produces MMALMTTIAVGPKLPLQITQSLFHQVSRTFESVAVCNAWESQRLLFPYGRDSRNWPWSVHAVGPGLEASISNTSKNDLRLDDIKIVVQSRDNDKINLRVDLTGEETQKAFDAVLTNLAGTAPPVPGFRRKKGGKTSNVPKSFLLQMLGRDRVTKFCIQEVVSITIGDYVKKENLKVKSQFKTIQTSEELEAAFAPGNDFNFDAVVDIDISDVEMATSVSS; this is translated from the exons ATGATGGCGTTAATGACTACCATCGCAGTCGGTCCTAAGCTCCCGCTTCAGATAACTCAGTCCCTGTTTCATCAA GTAAGTAGAACTTTTGAGAGTGTTGCGGTGTGTAATGCGTGGGAAAGTCAAAG acttttgttTCCATATGGTAGAGACTCCAGGAATTGGCCATGGTCTGTACATGCAGTTGGTCCAG GTTTAGAAGCATCGATATCCAATACTTCAAAGAATGACTTGAGATTGGATGATATTAAAATAGTTGTCCAGTCACGGGACAATGATAAGATTAAT CTAAGAGTGGATCTAACAGGAGAGGAAACGCAGAAAGCGTTTGATGCTGTATTGACAAACTTGGCTGGTACTGCACCTCCAGTCCCAGGATTTCGGAGAAAGAAAGGAG GAAAGACATCCAAT GTGCCAAAGAGCTTCCTGTTACAGATGCTTGGGCGAGACCGAGTAACTAAATTCTGCATACAAGAAGTTGTTAGTATAACCATCGGAGATTATGTGAAGAAG GAGAACCTGAAGGTGAAAAGTCAGTTCAAAACAATCCAAACCTCCGAAGAGCTTGAAGCAGCTTTTGCTCCTGGTAACGACTTCAATTTTGATGCTGTTGTGGATATTGATATTTCTGATGTTGAAATGGCCACCTCAGTCTCTTCCTAG
- the LOC122005704 gene encoding uncharacterized protein LOC122005704 isoform X2: MMALMTTIAVGPKLPLQITQSLFHQVSRTFESVAVCNAWESQRLLFPYGRDSRNWPWSVHAVGPGLEASISNTSKNDLRLDDIKIVVQSRDNDKINLRVDLTGEETQKAFDAVLTNLAGTAPPVPGFRRKKGGKTSNVPKSFLLQMLGRDRVTKFCIQEVVSITIGDYVKKACHFLGEPEGEKSVQNNPNLRRA, translated from the exons ATGATGGCGTTAATGACTACCATCGCAGTCGGTCCTAAGCTCCCGCTTCAGATAACTCAGTCCCTGTTTCATCAA GTAAGTAGAACTTTTGAGAGTGTTGCGGTGTGTAATGCGTGGGAAAGTCAAAG acttttgttTCCATATGGTAGAGACTCCAGGAATTGGCCATGGTCTGTACATGCAGTTGGTCCAG GTTTAGAAGCATCGATATCCAATACTTCAAAGAATGACTTGAGATTGGATGATATTAAAATAGTTGTCCAGTCACGGGACAATGATAAGATTAAT CTAAGAGTGGATCTAACAGGAGAGGAAACGCAGAAAGCGTTTGATGCTGTATTGACAAACTTGGCTGGTACTGCACCTCCAGTCCCAGGATTTCGGAGAAAGAAAGGAG GAAAGACATCCAAT GTGCCAAAGAGCTTCCTGTTACAGATGCTTGGGCGAGACCGAGTAACTAAATTCTGCATACAAGAAGTTGTTAGTATAACCATCGGAGATTATGTGAAGAAGGCATGTCATTTTTTAG GAGAACCTGAAGGTGAAAAGTCAGTTCAAAACAATCCAAACCTCCGAAGAGCTTGA
- the LOC122005704 gene encoding uncharacterized protein LOC122005704 isoform X3 — MMALMTTIAVGPKLPLQITQSLFHQVSRTFESVAVCNAWESQRLLFPYGRDSRNWPWSVHAVGPGLEASISNTSKNDLRLDDIKIVVQSRDNDKINLRVDLTGEETQKAFDAVLTNLAGTAPPVPGFRRKKGGKTSNVPKSFLLQMLGRDRVTKFCIQEVVSITIGDYVKKACHFLAFMTQIRRT; from the exons ATGATGGCGTTAATGACTACCATCGCAGTCGGTCCTAAGCTCCCGCTTCAGATAACTCAGTCCCTGTTTCATCAA GTAAGTAGAACTTTTGAGAGTGTTGCGGTGTGTAATGCGTGGGAAAGTCAAAG acttttgttTCCATATGGTAGAGACTCCAGGAATTGGCCATGGTCTGTACATGCAGTTGGTCCAG GTTTAGAAGCATCGATATCCAATACTTCAAAGAATGACTTGAGATTGGATGATATTAAAATAGTTGTCCAGTCACGGGACAATGATAAGATTAAT CTAAGAGTGGATCTAACAGGAGAGGAAACGCAGAAAGCGTTTGATGCTGTATTGACAAACTTGGCTGGTACTGCACCTCCAGTCCCAGGATTTCGGAGAAAGAAAGGAG GAAAGACATCCAAT GTGCCAAAGAGCTTCCTGTTACAGATGCTTGGGCGAGACCGAGTAACTAAATTCTGCATACAAGAAGTTGTTAGTATAACCATCGGAGATTATGTGAAGAAGGCATGTCATTTTTTAG CTTTTATGACCCAAATTAGGAGAACCTGA